In Reichenbachiella agarivorans, one genomic interval encodes:
- a CDS encoding HopJ type III effector protein has protein sequence MDITTFISKLKESPTLVTFEDTMLVIEKNYTFVPTTFHNGQLTNEAGQNAGSCKVLAFAQEHSLTVDETLQCFGDYYRKDVLGNPEGRDHQNIRNFMQHGWNGIRFESVALVKS, from the coding sequence ATGGATATAACTACATTTATCAGCAAGCTGAAAGAATCCCCTACGTTAGTTACTTTTGAAGACACCATGCTCGTAATCGAGAAGAACTATACCTTTGTACCGACCACATTTCATAATGGTCAACTCACGAATGAGGCAGGACAAAACGCTGGTTCTTGCAAAGTGTTAGCTTTTGCCCAAGAACACAGCTTGACAGTGGATGAAACATTACAATGCTTCGGAGATTATTATAGAAAGGACGTTCTTGGCAACCCAGAGGGTAGAGATCACCAAAACATTCGCAACTTCATGCAACATGGCTGGAATGGCATTCGTTTCGAGAGTGTGGCTTTGGTCAAGTCTTAG
- a CDS encoding TetR/AcrR family transcriptional regulator, translating to MARKKEYIEEEVIDKAMNLFWRHGYEMTSMAMLEKEMGINKFSIYAGFGNKDGLFLESIKLYKSKLNVILEKLKSSSAGVSAIKQYFYDFLTFSRGQGCGKGCLISNTANEFGPDTNPVLQVQMTKFTLEVRQLFADALSQDESKDPSIVEQQADYLIISMFGLSSASRIFSDRQIDHYIDNIFQSL from the coding sequence ATGGCAAGGAAAAAGGAATATATAGAAGAAGAGGTGATTGATAAAGCCATGAACTTATTTTGGCGACATGGGTATGAAATGACATCCATGGCAATGCTAGAAAAGGAAATGGGTATCAACAAGTTTTCAATCTATGCGGGCTTTGGCAACAAGGATGGGCTTTTTTTGGAAAGCATCAAACTGTACAAATCCAAATTGAATGTCATCCTAGAGAAGTTGAAAAGCTCATCAGCGGGCGTATCTGCAATCAAGCAATATTTTTATGACTTTCTTACTTTTTCAAGAGGTCAAGGCTGTGGCAAAGGATGTCTTATATCCAATACGGCTAATGAATTTGGTCCTGATACTAACCCTGTGCTACAGGTTCAGATGACCAAATTTACTTTGGAAGTCAGACAATTATTTGCGGATGCACTGAGTCAAGATGAAAGTAAGGATCCCAGTATTGTAGAGCAACAAGCAGACTATCTGATTATCTCTATGTTTGGTTTGTCGTCTGCTTCTAGGATATTTTCTGATAGACAGATTGATCATTATATAGACAACATCTTCCAAAGTCTATGA